The following proteins are encoded in a genomic region of Lachnospiraceae bacterium KM106-2:
- a CDS encoding cell surface protein: protein MIQDVRKSLVSTLLYCVSLLLVLILTGFSSKAAVSDQNIFYYDGTNINNYSGQQEFVFTKDSTNENHLSQFNPFPKVLKVRYAEGCTAISEGELLAFPKVKTIELSKTVQTYIDEAKQDSIYFTDERWKQTSKFAEEDWIDIDDVRNPNYYCYNLTLLSNLENFIVDKDNPDFQAIDGILYNKAVTTLVKYPINHPNKSYTIPSTVTEEASIGSFYHTNHLEQLTIGAKTKLKLMDSSKRGDLAMWMGKLSKITVSSKNPYYKVIHNILYNKKGTVLYAIPIGRSTSKITALTFSDQLVNLNLELVPSYSLTTLSIPKSLKEFVVYNCYADGDSDSDIEYKRRVISPMDFLWKLKKVQVSSKNKYYSVYQNVLYNKKRTILYGICQSKRNIALKLPETLKTLSIYTGNLDHVKSLYIGRATKLTHLEDLAV from the coding sequence ATGATACAAGATGTAAGAAAGTCACTAGTTTCAACCTTGCTTTATTGTGTTTCATTGCTGCTAGTATTGATCCTAACTGGTTTTTCAAGTAAGGCCGCCGTTAGCGATCAAAATATATTCTATTATGATGGCACGAACATAAACAATTATAGCGGGCAGCAGGAATTCGTATTTACCAAGGATTCTACAAACGAGAATCATCTTTCACAGTTTAATCCATTTCCGAAAGTTCTGAAAGTCCGTTATGCAGAAGGATGTACGGCAATTTCAGAAGGAGAGTTACTTGCTTTTCCAAAGGTGAAAACAATTGAACTATCAAAAACGGTTCAAACCTATATCGATGAGGCCAAACAAGATTCCATTTATTTTACTGATGAGAGATGGAAGCAAACATCCAAATTCGCAGAAGAAGACTGGATTGATATTGATGATGTTAGAAATCCAAATTATTATTGTTACAACTTAACACTATTATCAAACTTAGAAAACTTTATTGTTGATAAGGATAATCCAGACTTTCAAGCAATCGATGGAATTCTATATAATAAAGCAGTGACAACCTTGGTGAAATATCCTATCAATCATCCAAATAAGAGTTATACGATTCCAAGTACAGTGACAGAAGAAGCTTCCATCGGCTCCTTTTATCATACCAATCATCTAGAACAATTAACGATCGGTGCAAAAACAAAACTTAAACTAATGGATAGCAGTAAACGAGGTGATCTTGCAATGTGGATGGGCAAATTATCTAAAATTACTGTATCCAGCAAAAATCCTTATTATAAAGTAATACATAATATCCTTTACAACAAAAAAGGAACCGTACTCTATGCAATCCCAATAGGTCGGTCAACAAGTAAGATCACTGCTTTGACATTCTCAGATCAATTAGTCAATTTAAACCTAGAGTTAGTTCCATCATATAGTTTAACTACTTTGTCGATTCCAAAGTCATTGAAAGAATTTGTAGTCTATAATTGTTATGCCGATGGTGATAGTGACTCTGATATAGAATACAAACGCCGTGTGATCTCACCAATGGATTTTCTATGGAAATTAAAGAAAGTCCAAGTTTCATCAAAAAACAAATATTATTCGGTTTACCAAAATGTGCTCTATAATAAAAAGCGTACAATACTCTACGGTATCTGCCAGAGTAAGAGAAACATAGCGTTAAAACTGCCAGAAACACTAAAAACACTTTCCATTTATACAGGAAACTTAGATCATGTTAAAAGTTTGTATATTGGACGTGCAACAAAGCTAACGCACCTAGAGGATCTAGCAGTGTGA
- a CDS encoding cell surface protein — MFNKKKTKILFTVNSGKNVTTYTIPKGVTSISNYAFSFTNYIKVVKIPASLKTFSSKGLAYVEKYQVDKKNRYFKTKDGILYDKKLQYLIAYPRNKKADVYNVPSSVISLTKKAKNYEYEFKLPLSSKEKNVKTLKVNTKLSYDNIPTFLDHYTIPKGNKYMTVKDGVIYSKNMKTIYLYPYNKKDTEYVMPDRVTTVKQNAFNAAVSSSSYHQYQNRYLRKITLSKKLVSIEGEEPLSYILNLNTVVIPKENTNYYNKYGDLYQKKDNKLIIMWTWSNHLKIITN, encoded by the coding sequence TTGTTTAATAAAAAGAAGACAAAAATTCTTTTTACTGTAAACTCAGGTAAAAATGTAACTACCTATACAATTCCTAAGGGAGTTACATCGATTTCAAATTACGCATTTAGCTTTACGAATTATATTAAAGTTGTAAAGATTCCAGCAAGCTTAAAGACATTCTCCTCAAAAGGGCTAGCATATGTTGAAAAATATCAAGTAGACAAAAAGAATCGCTATTTTAAAACAAAAGATGGTATTCTATATGATAAGAAATTACAATACTTAATTGCTTATCCTAGAAATAAAAAGGCCGATGTTTATAATGTACCAAGCAGCGTTATCTCATTAACGAAAAAAGCAAAGAATTATGAGTATGAATTTAAACTTCCCCTTTCTAGTAAGGAGAAGAATGTGAAGACATTAAAGGTAAACACAAAGTTATCCTACGATAATATACCAACCTTTTTAGATCATTACACGATTCCAAAGGGGAATAAATATATGACCGTTAAAGATGGCGTTATCTATAGTAAAAACATGAAGACGATATATCTCTATCCTTATAATAAGAAAGATACGGAATATGTAATGCCTGATCGTGTCACAACCGTAAAACAGAATGCATTTAATGCAGCAGTCTCAAGTAGTTCTTATCACCAATATCAAAACCGTTATTTAAGAAAGATAACCCTTTCTAAAAAGCTAGTATCCATAGAAGGAGAGGAGCCTTTATCCTACATTCTAAATCTTAATACGGTTGTAATACCAAAAGAAAATACAAATTATTATAATAAATACGGTGATCTCTACCAGAAAAAAGATAACAAATTGATCATAATGTGGACTTGGTCGAATCACTTAAAGATCATAACTAACTAA